In one window of Halocatena salina DNA:
- a CDS encoding ABC transporter ATP-binding protein, whose amino-acid sequence MTAYTTKDVDQQRDTTIVELRNVDKEFTTTHSILDRLLGNPSPARAVCDVSLSVTQGETVGLVGESGCGKSTLAKLVTGQLTPDSGTVLLDGEPVDGYTTRSDTQLRRIGVVFQNVRESFDSRWSIRRSIAEAFGPKQQPDATTDHIEDLLEQVNLDPKVRRRYPSELSGGQLKRVAIARTLAHNPDLVVLDEPVSGLDMATQATILDLLEDLQHQYEVGYLFISHDLNVVRYLANRLAVMYAGEIVELGPAQTVFEQPGHPYTDALMRAIPSNDPADPPPEPLPGSPPDPSNRPTGCPFHPRCPYADKQCERHHPEFERVHDVQSRCHYAEDVAEGTQTNSPRTNDRDQQFHRSNS is encoded by the coding sequence GTGACAGCGTACACCACGAAAGATGTCGATCAGCAACGCGACACGACGATCGTCGAGCTACGAAACGTCGATAAGGAGTTCACGACGACTCACTCGATCCTCGACCGGCTATTGGGCAACCCCTCGCCTGCAAGAGCGGTGTGTGACGTCTCGCTTTCGGTCACCCAGGGAGAAACAGTCGGCCTCGTCGGCGAAAGCGGGTGTGGAAAGTCGACGCTGGCGAAGCTCGTTACTGGTCAGCTGACACCGGATAGCGGAACTGTCCTGCTCGATGGCGAGCCTGTCGATGGATATACGACCCGATCCGACACGCAACTTCGTCGTATTGGCGTTGTGTTTCAGAACGTCCGCGAGAGTTTCGACTCTCGATGGTCTATCCGGAGATCGATCGCAGAGGCGTTTGGTCCAAAGCAACAACCCGACGCTACGACCGACCACATCGAAGACCTACTGGAGCAGGTAAATCTCGACCCCAAGGTCAGGAGACGATATCCAAGCGAACTCTCAGGTGGACAGCTCAAACGGGTCGCGATAGCACGCACACTCGCTCATAACCCGGACCTTGTGGTGCTCGACGAGCCCGTTTCCGGTCTCGACATGGCGACGCAGGCTACCATTCTCGACCTACTTGAGGACCTGCAGCACCAGTACGAGGTCGGATATCTGTTCATCTCTCACGATCTCAACGTGGTTCGGTATCTCGCCAATCGGCTGGCAGTCATGTACGCCGGGGAGATCGTCGAACTCGGACCGGCACAGACTGTCTTCGAGCAGCCGGGCCATCCCTACACGGATGCGCTGATGCGCGCGATCCCGAGCAACGATCCGGCTGATCCGCCGCCGGAGCCGTTACCAGGAAGTCCACCGGACCCGTCAAACCGACCGACTGGTTGTCCGTTTCATCCCCGGTGTCCGTACGCAGATAAACAGTGTGAGCGCCACCACCCGGAGTTCGAACGTGTCCACGATGTTCAATCTCGATGCCACTACGCTGAGGATGTAGCCGAAGGAACCCAGACGAACAGCCCCCGAACGAACGACAGGGATCAGCAGTTTCACCGATCCAACTCATGA
- a CDS encoding DUF1450 domain-containing protein: MIEYCIDNVDAATHSQLSKLSGVQATPCLGHCGLCFESQFVVINGEFRAVEPDEDVFAINREKKR; the protein is encoded by the coding sequence ATGATCGAATACTGTATCGATAACGTAGATGCTGCCACTCACAGCCAGCTTTCTAAATTGTCAGGGGTGCAGGCAACGCCCTGTCTCGGACATTGCGGACTCTGTTTTGAGAGCCAATTCGTCGTAATCAACGGCGAGTTCCGAGCCGTCGAGCCCGACGAAGACGTATTTGCAATTAATCGAGAAAAGAAAAGATGA
- a CDS encoding cupin domain-containing protein: MTYRKVNYADVEPVSDAMHFLSEPLGCQQVGVTISRCRPGWRSKPHDHADDGHEEIYVLMRGTATVRIDDEYVSVEDGDAIWIAPEATRQIQNGDTESAFVLVSAPEFHSNGNGDADDAWSLTGFHG, from the coding sequence ATGACCTACCGAAAAGTGAACTACGCCGATGTCGAACCCGTCTCTGATGCGATGCATTTTCTGAGTGAACCACTTGGGTGCCAGCAGGTCGGCGTCACGATTTCGCGGTGTCGTCCTGGATGGCGAAGCAAACCACACGATCACGCTGACGACGGGCACGAGGAAATTTACGTCCTCATGCGAGGGACTGCAACAGTTCGCATTGACGACGAGTATGTGTCCGTTGAGGATGGCGATGCTATCTGGATCGCACCAGAAGCGACGCGACAAATCCAGAACGGAGATACCGAAAGCGCATTCGTGCTCGTCAGTGCCCCCGAATTTCATTCGAATGGGAACGGGGACGCCGATGATGCCTGGTCACTCACTGGCTTTCATGGGTGA
- the nikC gene encoding nickel transporter permease: MGTRWRQWYEALTTTRLTQLGASIVFALFLLAVFGPIISPYDPTTQALAHRLEGPSLVHPFGTDQLGRDVLTRLLHGARLSLGIAVVVTSVRLTLGTIVGLVAGYAGGWIDEALMRLVDTLLAFPGIVLALVIAGILGPSLTNVMVALAVVGWASYARLVRSSVLSAREREFVTASRLLGRSRAHVLGRHLIPNVIAPVVVLATLDIGGVILGTAGLSFLGLGAQPPTPEWGTMLASGRNYLRTAWWLVNAPGVLIMLTVFGFNLLGDGLRDALSPTQSVQIEQL, from the coding sequence ATCGGAACGCGATGGCGGCAGTGGTATGAGGCGCTAACGACGACGCGGCTCACACAGCTTGGTGCCAGCATTGTGTTTGCTCTGTTCCTACTCGCGGTATTCGGCCCGATCATATCGCCGTACGATCCGACTACACAGGCACTCGCTCACAGGCTAGAAGGTCCGTCGCTCGTACACCCGTTCGGCACCGATCAACTCGGACGTGACGTGCTTACGCGGCTTCTCCACGGCGCACGTCTCTCTCTGGGTATCGCTGTCGTCGTAACCAGTGTGCGCCTCACACTCGGAACGATCGTCGGGCTCGTCGCTGGGTACGCTGGCGGCTGGATCGATGAGGCGTTGATGCGACTTGTCGATACACTACTGGCATTTCCGGGAATCGTCCTTGCACTCGTGATCGCTGGCATCCTCGGCCCGAGCCTCACGAACGTGATGGTTGCACTCGCGGTCGTCGGCTGGGCCTCATATGCCCGCTTGGTTAGGAGCAGCGTCCTGTCGGCTCGCGAGCGGGAGTTCGTAACCGCGTCGCGGCTTCTCGGCCGCTCGCGCGCTCACGTGCTCGGTCGACACCTAATTCCGAACGTCATCGCACCGGTCGTCGTTCTGGCGACACTTGACATCGGTGGCGTCATCTTGGGAACGGCAGGGCTCTCCTTCCTCGGACTGGGTGCACAGCCGCCGACGCCCGAATGGGGGACGATGCTCGCATCAGGTCGGAACTATCTGCGGACCGCGTGGTGGTTGGTAAACGCCCCCGGTGTCCTGATCATGCTCACTGTCTTCGGGTTCAACCTCCTCGGCGACGGTCTCAGAGACGCACTCTCGCCGACTCAGTCGGTCCAGATCGAGCAACTATGA
- a CDS encoding ABC transporter ATP-binding protein, producing MTNELLRVEDLQTQFDSDQGTVHAVDGVSFGVNRGEIVGLVGESGSGKSATARSIVRLEAPGQITSGRITLDGQDLTAVDEATLRRIRGDDISIVFQDPHETLNPVFPVGEQIAEAVRIHEEGSSQGLLDFLGVPPFRNRAAWERAKDYAVELMEQLAIPDPNRSADEYPHELSGGMRQRATLAVALAGDPDLLIADEPTTALDTTTQAGILRQIRTLRDQRDLGVLLISHDIGVIAQTCDRVVVMYGGQVMETGPVDEVLTTPEHPYTRALLECSPRNLARGDRFRPLEGSQPNTISSHDGCPFADHCHLATPDCRRGDIPVTEREPDHRVACIETPLEPCRDPTAAGESPNKVAPDGGDNE from the coding sequence ATGACGAACGAACTCCTCCGCGTCGAAGATCTGCAGACGCAGTTTGACTCAGACCAAGGTACTGTCCACGCCGTCGACGGTGTCTCTTTCGGCGTGAACCGTGGCGAGATTGTCGGTCTCGTTGGCGAGAGTGGGAGTGGTAAGTCGGCCACTGCTCGGTCGATCGTCCGACTGGAAGCCCCGGGGCAGATCACCTCGGGAAGAATCACACTCGATGGACAGGACCTGACCGCCGTTGACGAGGCGACGCTTCGTCGCATCCGAGGCGACGATATCTCCATCGTGTTTCAGGACCCTCACGAGACGCTGAATCCGGTGTTTCCCGTCGGTGAGCAGATCGCTGAGGCGGTTCGAATCCACGAAGAGGGTTCGTCACAGGGGCTCCTCGACTTTCTGGGCGTCCCGCCGTTCCGAAACCGTGCTGCGTGGGAACGAGCCAAAGACTATGCCGTCGAGTTGATGGAACAGCTCGCTATTCCCGATCCCAACCGTAGCGCTGACGAGTACCCCCACGAACTCTCCGGCGGGATGCGTCAGCGGGCGACGCTCGCTGTGGCACTGGCTGGCGATCCAGATCTACTGATCGCTGACGAGCCAACGACGGCTCTGGACACGACGACGCAGGCTGGGATACTACGACAGATACGGACGCTTCGGGACCAACGGGATCTGGGAGTTTTGCTGATCTCTCACGACATCGGCGTCATCGCTCAAACCTGTGACCGAGTTGTCGTCATGTACGGCGGACAGGTGATGGAAACCGGACCAGTCGACGAGGTGTTGACTACGCCAGAACATCCCTATACCCGAGCGCTCCTCGAGTGTTCACCGCGGAATCTCGCTCGTGGCGACCGATTCAGGCCGCTCGAAGGAAGCCAACCTAACACAATCAGCAGTCACGACGGCTGTCCGTTCGCGGACCACTGTCACCTCGCGACTCCTGACTGCCGTAGAGGGGACATTCCAGTCACCGAACGCGAACCCGACCACCGCGTGGCCTGCATCGAGACACCCTTGGAGCCATGCAGAGACCCGACCGCCGCTGGCGAAAGTCCGAACAAGGTCGCCCCCGACGGTGGTGACAACGAGTGA
- a CDS encoding sulfatase-like hydrolase/transferase — MKVLLLSIDSLRRDFLSAYQDTPTVLDYEVNTPNLDWFAEKATVFEQNYAGSLPCMPARREWHTGIQEFLWRPWGPIEPFDDTLPQLARKQGILTKLITDHYHYFQHGSHGYYEDYNGFEFIRGHETDAWKTTPQHPNGRLLDQTTNARTDPPDSVQFMNRVQYARNIANFDETDEEDFFAAKVFSRTADWIAENQEWDDWFCFVDSFDVHEPFHCPEPYASMYTDEDPRDASLPTWPYYGRVDEGQSELSDREIDFVKSQFAGKVTMVDHWLGTVFDTLTELSAWDDTMVIVTSDHGYMLGEHGWIAKNIMPIYDAIANTPLFVWHPESVRNDDRVSSLTSAVDIYATILSALGVSVPDQTHSQSFLPLLEGKATNHREWALYGMWGSSVNVADGQYTYMRPCNPDEPTYCYSTTMMDAWGYFTPTEPKQDVESGRFLPYTDTPVWRFEGPSFEQHDDIKLYDTDADPEQSTNLAGNHPAEQQMEDLLADALQVLKAPENQFERLGLTPPEAK, encoded by the coding sequence ATGAAGGTTCTCTTGCTCTCGATCGATAGCCTTCGACGTGATTTTCTCAGTGCGTATCAAGATACACCGACGGTCCTCGATTACGAGGTCAATACGCCGAACCTTGACTGGTTCGCCGAGAAGGCCACCGTCTTCGAACAGAACTACGCTGGTAGTCTTCCGTGTATGCCCGCAAGACGTGAATGGCACACGGGAATCCAAGAATTTCTGTGGCGGCCATGGGGTCCTATCGAACCCTTTGACGACACGCTTCCACAGTTAGCCCGTAAACAAGGAATTCTCACAAAGCTCATTACAGACCACTATCATTATTTCCAACACGGGAGCCACGGATATTACGAGGATTACAACGGTTTCGAGTTTATACGCGGACACGAGACAGACGCGTGGAAAACAACTCCACAGCACCCCAATGGGAGGCTTCTCGATCAGACTACGAATGCCCGCACCGATCCACCAGACAGCGTTCAGTTCATGAACCGGGTACAGTACGCCCGGAATATCGCCAACTTTGATGAAACGGACGAGGAAGACTTCTTCGCTGCGAAGGTGTTCTCTCGAACGGCGGATTGGATCGCCGAGAATCAGGAATGGGATGACTGGTTCTGTTTCGTCGATAGCTTTGACGTGCATGAACCGTTCCACTGTCCGGAACCATACGCCTCGATGTATACCGACGAGGATCCACGTGACGCGTCACTGCCCACCTGGCCCTACTACGGGCGGGTTGATGAGGGACAAAGCGAACTCTCAGATCGGGAAATCGACTTCGTGAAATCCCAGTTTGCCGGAAAAGTAACAATGGTGGACCACTGGCTAGGAACAGTATTCGACACCCTGACCGAACTTAGCGCGTGGGACGACACGATGGTGATAGTCACTTCCGATCACGGATATATGCTTGGTGAACACGGCTGGATAGCAAAGAACATCATGCCGATCTACGATGCGATCGCAAATACGCCGTTATTTGTCTGGCATCCTGAATCGGTTCGTAACGACGATCGTGTGAGCTCTCTAACAAGCGCAGTCGACATCTACGCGACAATTCTCTCTGCGCTGGGAGTGTCGGTTCCGGATCAGACTCACAGCCAAAGCTTCCTCCCGTTACTCGAAGGGAAGGCAACCAACCATCGTGAATGGGCTCTCTATGGGATGTGGGGATCGTCCGTGAACGTTGCTGACGGTCAGTACACGTATATGCGACCCTGTAACCCGGACGAACCCACCTACTGCTACTCAACCACGATGATGGATGCGTGGGGGTATTTCACACCGACAGAGCCAAAGCAGGATGTTGAATCTGGGCGGTTCCTACCGTATACGGATACACCGGTCTGGCGGTTCGAAGGGCCATCATTCGAACAACACGACGATATCAAACTCTACGATACCGATGCCGATCCGGAGCAATCGACGAATCTCGCTGGGAACCATCCTGCCGAACAGCAGATGGAAGACTTACTCGCCGATGCTCTTCAGGTTCTCAAGGCCCCGGAGAATCAATTCGAACGGCTCGGATTAACACCGCCAGAGGCTAAGTGA
- the nikB gene encoding nickel ABC transporter permease, with the protein MNRYLLKRFGTTVLVLISVSILTFSMVFVTPGDPAVTALTEQMGHQPSEEAVSEFREQHGLNDPFVVQYVNWLTDVLSGDLGVSYSSEQTVASMIGQRLPNTITLAVAAMAVAIAIALPAGVASATNPGSRIDYAAQFGALVGVSMPNFWLGYLLIMIGALWLNIFPVSGAGDLAHLVLPAVTLGSGMAAVIARLVRTAMLDVFDAAYIDTARSKGLRERIVVYKHALRNALVPVVTIVGLQFSYVLNGAVVVEVVFQRPGLGTLLVDAIFARDYPVIQGVTLLVGVIFVLTNLIVDLTYQFLDPRIDHGGEPV; encoded by the coding sequence ATGAATCGATACTTACTGAAACGGTTCGGGACGACCGTTCTGGTTCTCATCAGTGTATCTATACTCACGTTTAGCATGGTTTTCGTCACGCCAGGGGACCCAGCTGTCACTGCACTTACCGAACAGATGGGTCATCAGCCGTCAGAAGAGGCAGTGTCGGAATTTCGAGAGCAACACGGTCTAAACGACCCGTTCGTTGTCCAGTACGTGAATTGGCTTACCGATGTACTGAGCGGCGATCTGGGGGTGTCGTATAGCTCCGAGCAGACGGTGGCTTCGATGATTGGACAGCGGCTACCGAACACGATTACACTCGCTGTCGCCGCGATGGCTGTCGCTATCGCGATCGCGCTGCCCGCTGGTGTCGCGAGTGCGACGAATCCAGGCAGCCGAATCGACTACGCGGCACAGTTCGGTGCGCTGGTGGGCGTCTCGATGCCGAACTTCTGGCTCGGATATCTGCTCATCATGATCGGTGCCCTCTGGCTGAATATCTTTCCTGTCTCCGGGGCTGGCGATCTCGCACATCTTGTCCTCCCAGCGGTGACCTTAGGCTCGGGAATGGCTGCGGTCATCGCGCGGTTGGTACGAACAGCGATGCTCGACGTATTCGACGCCGCGTACATCGACACTGCCCGGTCGAAGGGGTTACGGGAGCGAATCGTGGTGTACAAACACGCACTCCGGAACGCACTCGTCCCCGTCGTAACCATCGTCGGACTGCAGTTCAGTTACGTCCTCAATGGGGCCGTCGTCGTCGAGGTCGTGTTCCAGCGGCCGGGCCTTGGGACGTTGCTCGTTGACGCGATCTTCGCGCGAGATTATCCTGTAATTCAGGGAGTGACGCTGCTCGTCGGCGTCATCTTCGTACTGACAAACCTGATCGTCGATCTGACCTACCAGTTTCTCGATCCGCGAATCGACCACGGGGGTGAGCCAGTGTGA
- a CDS encoding DUF7124 domain-containing protein, with translation MASESMTLAFERAALRRLQQPRSAIVDAGRWARYVGLVTVEHDAVRAFEARHLVDGFRATD, from the coding sequence ATGGCATCAGAATCAATGACGCTCGCGTTCGAGCGTGCAGCACTGCGTCGTCTACAACAACCGCGGTCTGCCATCGTCGACGCGGGGCGATGGGCACGGTACGTAGGACTTGTCACCGTCGAGCACGACGCTGTACGAGCATTCGAAGCGCGTCACCTCGTGGATGGATTTCGCGCGACCGACTAG
- a CDS encoding phenylalanine--tRNA ligase beta subunit-related protein, with product MDSNTVFVTDDVRALGINPVGCHIRNLDVQAETDALDAEINEINQLTGDASEVVESDVVSGSRELFRRLGRPDQEPAGEQLVKLIEARGFNRNNNVVDAYNIVGARSGAIMGMHDAGDISGPITIRRAEGGETMLPIFHEELETAAEGDLIWESQERILALLGPISRDAAPFKVTNDTTEVVIMVPGNPTMSEADGRALCQQTFELIKRTCPSAEMEFLDVQRVRAMSNCVATPADD from the coding sequence ATGGATAGCAACACAGTATTCGTCACGGACGATGTTCGTGCTCTGGGCATCAATCCCGTGGGGTGTCACATCCGGAATCTCGACGTTCAGGCAGAAACAGACGCATTGGATGCGGAAATCAACGAAATCAACCAGCTGACTGGTGATGCTTCGGAGGTGGTAGAATCCGATGTGGTTAGTGGGTCACGGGAGTTGTTCCGTCGGCTTGGACGACCCGATCAAGAACCAGCTGGGGAACAACTCGTCAAACTAATTGAGGCGAGAGGTTTTAATCGCAACAACAACGTTGTCGACGCGTACAACATTGTAGGAGCACGATCGGGCGCGATCATGGGAATGCACGATGCAGGTGACATCAGCGGCCCGATCACGATCCGTCGGGCAGAGGGTGGCGAGACGATGCTCCCCATCTTCCACGAGGAGCTAGAGACAGCCGCAGAGGGCGATCTTATCTGGGAATCCCAAGAAAGGATCCTTGCGCTCCTCGGCCCTATTAGCCGGGATGCTGCCCCATTCAAAGTCACCAACGATACCACGGAGGTGGTGATAATGGTGCCCGGTAATCCGACCATGTCTGAGGCAGACGGCCGTGCTCTCTGTCAACAGACATTCGAACTGATCAAGCGCACGTGTCCGAGCGCAGAGATGGAGTTTCTTGATGTGCAGCGTGTCAGGGCTATGAGCAACTGTGTAGCCACGCCTGCGGACGACTGA
- a CDS encoding hemolysin family protein has translation MILILIMGSGFFSSSEIALFSLPAHQIDAMVEEDKRGARVVKSLKEDPHRLLVTILVGNNLVNITMSSISTTIVGFYFDAGTAVLVSSFGITSIVLLFGESAPKSYAVKNTDSWARTVSTPLKFVGKALWPLVTLFYHLTNAVNKITGGGSSIESSYVTRDEIRNMIQTGEREGILDEEERQLLHRALRFTNATAKEVMTPRLDMAAISQDATVKEAIEKCIQSGHARLPAYEGSLDNVIGIFDIRDLEESNYSAFADLEVADVVNPTLHVPESKNVDELLSEMRENRMHMVIVIDEFGATEGLITMEDTTEEIVGEILVGGEDHPIEFLDDTVLVDGSVNIEEVNEILDIVLPEGEEFETIAGFIFNRAGRLVEQGEEFGHENVTLRAEQVENTRIQKVRVAVDRDVADPVEERPSVGEGTPG, from the coding sequence ATGATCCTGATTCTTATCATGGGGTCTGGATTCTTTTCATCGTCAGAGATTGCATTATTCTCCCTACCGGCCCATCAGATCGACGCGATGGTTGAGGAGGATAAGCGTGGCGCACGGGTAGTCAAGTCTCTCAAAGAGGACCCCCACCGCTTGCTCGTGACGATTCTGGTAGGGAATAACCTCGTCAACATTACAATGTCCTCTATTTCGACTACCATCGTCGGCTTCTATTTCGACGCGGGCACGGCAGTACTGGTATCGTCGTTCGGTATCACGTCGATAGTCCTGCTGTTCGGCGAGAGTGCACCCAAGTCCTACGCCGTCAAGAACACCGACTCATGGGCACGGACCGTCTCCACACCGTTAAAATTCGTCGGGAAAGCGTTGTGGCCACTCGTCACTCTGTTCTACCATTTGACAAATGCCGTAAACAAGATTACCGGTGGCGGCTCGTCCATCGAATCCTCGTACGTCACTCGTGACGAGATCCGGAATATGATTCAGACAGGCGAGCGCGAGGGGATCCTTGACGAGGAGGAACGCCAACTGCTCCACCGTGCTCTGCGATTCACCAATGCCACTGCCAAGGAGGTGATGACTCCTCGCCTCGACATGGCGGCCATCTCCCAAGACGCGACTGTCAAGGAGGCCATTGAGAAATGTATCCAGTCGGGGCACGCCCGCCTGCCGGCCTACGAGGGCTCGTTGGACAACGTGATCGGCATCTTCGACATCCGTGACCTGGAGGAGTCCAACTACAGTGCCTTCGCTGACCTTGAGGTGGCGGACGTGGTCAACCCGACGCTCCATGTCCCCGAGTCCAAAAACGTCGATGAACTCCTCTCAGAGATGCGTGAGAACCGGATGCACATGGTCATCGTCATCGACGAATTCGGAGCCACCGAAGGCCTCATCACGATGGAGGACACGACCGAGGAGATTGTTGGCGAGATTCTGGTGGGTGGCGAGGACCACCCGATCGAGTTCCTTGACGACACAGTCCTGGTGGATGGCTCGGTCAACATCGAGGAGGTCAACGAGATTCTTGACATCGTACTACCGGAGGGCGAGGAGTTCGAGACCATCGCGGGCTTCATTTTCAATCGGGCGGGCCGCCTCGTCGAGCAAGGAGAGGAGTTTGGCCACGAGAACGTGACGCTGCGGGCTGAACAGGTGGAAAACACCCGCATTCAGAAGGTCCGGGTGGCCGTCGACCGCGACGTCGCCGATCCGGTCGAAGAGAGGCCGTCGGTCGGAGAGGGCACCCCTGGTTGA
- a CDS encoding C-terminal binding protein, with translation MRREVLISDDKTVDPSVQQKILAEVDAEVRQAKARTVESVVDAVLGAEGLIVDAATPVTADVFEAVDSLQVVGRAGIGVDNVDIDAAESHGVTVVHDPAYSVDEVATHALALLLAVARNVHIFDRQTTDGGWNWKEGRPIHRLRGSTLGLVGFGKISRRLAAMVQGMGLDVLAYDPYVPDHEFAHFDVEPVGFEDLLARSRYVSIHVPLYDDTRHLFDRAAFEQMRNDAIVINTARGPVVDEDALLTALDTDEIAKAGIDVMVSEPPDESPLLDREDVIVTPHTSWYSEASRRDLSKHVARDVARVLAGEEPRSPVNTSVAWL, from the coding sequence ATGAGGCGAGAGGTTCTCATCAGTGATGACAAGACTGTCGATCCATCGGTTCAACAGAAGATCCTCGCCGAAGTTGATGCCGAAGTAAGACAGGCCAAAGCACGAACGGTAGAGTCCGTCGTGGACGCAGTTCTGGGTGCGGAGGGACTCATTGTAGATGCGGCGACACCCGTCACCGCGGATGTGTTCGAGGCCGTCGATTCGCTTCAAGTGGTTGGACGGGCCGGCATCGGCGTCGACAACGTCGACATCGACGCGGCAGAATCCCATGGCGTCACGGTAGTTCACGATCCGGCCTACTCCGTGGACGAGGTGGCGACCCACGCGCTCGCGTTACTGCTTGCGGTGGCTCGGAACGTCCACATTTTTGACCGTCAAACCACTGATGGGGGATGGAACTGGAAGGAGGGCCGACCGATCCACCGTCTCCGTGGATCAACACTTGGTCTGGTCGGGTTTGGAAAGATCTCGCGCCGGCTCGCAGCGATGGTTCAAGGAATGGGACTCGACGTTCTCGCATACGATCCTTACGTCCCGGACCACGAGTTTGCGCATTTCGATGTCGAGCCAGTCGGCTTCGAGGACCTGCTTGCTCGGTCAAGATACGTTTCCATCCACGTTCCGCTGTACGACGACACCCGACATCTCTTCGACAGGGCGGCGTTTGAGCAGATGCGCAACGACGCGATTGTGATAAACACTGCCCGTGGTCCCGTTGTCGACGAGGATGCGCTCTTGACCGCGCTCGATACTGACGAGATCGCTAAGGCTGGTATCGACGTGATGGTGTCAGAACCGCCGGACGAGTCACCTTTGCTTGACCGCGAAGACGTCATCGTTACTCCTCATACCAGCTGGTACTCGGAAGCCTCGCGGCGCGACTTGAGCAAGCACGTGGCCCGAGATGTCGCCCGCGTACTGGCCGGCGAGGAGCCGCGGTCGCCGGTGAATACCTCCGTAGCGTGGCTCTGA
- a CDS encoding universal stress protein: MYENILLPFDGSEGAAEALHHASEFTHWADATIQVLYVADTTRHSVTTVDGHTVDGLVQRGEEIVDEAAKTLDTLGVSYDTDIVQGNPAPTIVEYAERYDQDLVVMPTHGREGISRYLIGSVSEKVVRLSSVPVLTVHLQADETIVFPYENILIPTDGSSAAMYATEHLVELAASLDATVHVLSVVDDSALGPDIRSTISGQESEQAATDAVDTVVSEAETRGVANTVGYIEHGTPVEEILDCIESNDIHAVGMGTTGKRSTERILLGSVAEKTVRSVPVPVMTVAEPE, translated from the coding sequence ATGTACGAGAACATCCTCCTTCCGTTCGACGGTAGCGAGGGCGCAGCTGAGGCGCTTCATCACGCCAGCGAGTTCACTCACTGGGCCGACGCGACCATCCAAGTGCTCTACGTTGCCGACACGACGCGCCACAGTGTCACTACCGTTGACGGCCATACGGTCGATGGGCTTGTACAACGGGGTGAGGAAATCGTCGACGAGGCCGCAAAAACGCTGGACACACTCGGAGTTTCATACGACACCGACATCGTCCAGGGCAATCCGGCCCCGACAATTGTTGAGTACGCCGAGCGGTATGATCAGGATCTGGTCGTGATGCCGACCCACGGCCGCGAGGGGATCTCACGATACCTCATTGGAAGTGTATCCGAGAAGGTCGTCCGGCTCTCTTCGGTTCCTGTTCTCACAGTCCACCTGCAGGCCGATGAGACGATCGTCTTCCCCTACGAAAACATCCTCATCCCGACGGATGGGAGTTCCGCTGCGATGTATGCTACCGAGCATCTCGTTGAGCTTGCGGCGTCGCTTGATGCAACCGTACACGTCCTTTCTGTCGTGGACGACTCCGCACTCGGGCCGGATATCCGGTCGACGATTTCTGGACAGGAAAGTGAACAGGCTGCGACCGACGCTGTTGACACTGTCGTCTCCGAGGCTGAAACACGTGGAGTTGCCAATACCGTTGGCTATATTGAACACGGCACGCCTGTCGAGGAAATTCTTGACTGTATCGAATCGAACGACATACACGCCGTTGGAATGGGTACGACAGGGAAACGAAGCACGGAGCGCATACTGCTTGGCAGTGTTGCTGAAAAGACTGTGCGCTCTGTGCCGGTTCCCGTAATGACTGTTGCGGAACCTGAGTAA